GGCGTGGCGACTTCCGCCAGCGGCGGCGCATAATCCGGGCGCTTCACCACCACCCGCTTGGTCGCCAGCTGGCGCGCCGGGGCCAGCAGGCCATCGGCGTCTAAATC
The Flammeovirga agarivorans genome window above contains:
- a CDS encoding class I SAM-dependent methyltransferase is translated as DLDADGLLAPARQLATKRVVVKRPDYAPPLAEVATPNAVVTKGHRFDIYAGTPE